In Methanosarcina siciliae T4/M, one genomic interval encodes:
- a CDS encoding IS110 family RNA-guided transposase — protein sequence MYLNIGIDIAKDAHEACILDDEGKQIGRYIQIKNLKSSIEKFIERVESVSNRLNSIPRIGMEATGIYWYAIYSELSKHYEIHAYNPSQVKGFAAVNIRGSKTDKIDAKTIAAILQFGETPKTCYGDKKRMELKEYCGFHFKLKSNVANLKKRLIRNVHLIFPRYDQMFSSIFTKTSIAILNEVPRPSDMLGMGEEKLYEFMKKTSRNHYSPEKTRKLLEMAKDSISPDFIEEALLFEVKSLLNLIEYMESQIKEVETRILAAWETLKDKHYLQTIPGISDLMAAMIWAELGDVENFQHPDQIVAFAGYDPKVKKSGNKEVISGPNKRGSRLLRWVLGRAVVQAKMHNPVIKQYFMKKISEGKHYNTALCAAAKKMIRIIWSVEKNKKPFQVGR from the coding sequence ATGTATTTGAACATCGGTATTGATATCGCTAAGGATGCTCATGAAGCCTGTATTTTGGACGATGAGGGTAAACAGATTGGAAGGTATATCCAAATCAAGAATTTAAAAAGCAGTATCGAGAAATTCATAGAACGTGTGGAATCAGTATCTAATAGATTAAATTCAATTCCTCGGATTGGAATGGAAGCTACGGGAATATACTGGTATGCCATATATTCGGAACTTTCAAAACACTATGAAATTCATGCCTACAATCCTTCTCAGGTAAAGGGGTTTGCAGCGGTCAACATTAGGGGATCAAAAACCGATAAAATCGATGCAAAAACAATTGCTGCGATACTTCAATTTGGGGAGACGCCAAAAACCTGTTATGGCGATAAAAAAAGAATGGAATTGAAAGAATACTGTGGATTCCATTTCAAGTTGAAATCAAATGTGGCTAATCTAAAGAAGCGGTTAATACGTAACGTACATCTTATCTTTCCCCGATATGACCAGATGTTTTCCAGCATATTCACTAAAACATCTATAGCCATTCTAAATGAAGTACCAAGACCCTCAGATATGCTTGGAATGGGAGAGGAAAAGCTCTATGAGTTTATGAAAAAAACGAGCAGAAATCATTACAGTCCTGAGAAAACAAGAAAACTCTTAGAAATGGCGAAAGATTCAATTTCTCCTGACTTTATTGAGGAGGCTTTATTATTTGAGGTCAAGTCCTTGCTTAACCTGATTGAATACATGGAAAGCCAGATAAAAGAAGTGGAAACCAGGATTTTGGCTGCTTGGGAAACGTTGAAGGATAAGCATTACCTTCAGACAATTCCTGGAATTAGTGATTTAATGGCGGCTATGATCTGGGCGGAACTTGGAGACGTGGAGAACTTTCAACATCCAGACCAGATAGTCGCTTTTGCAGGATATGATCCAAAAGTAAAAAAGTCTGGGAACAAGGAAGTTATTTCAGGACCTAACAAAAGAGGATCAAGATTGTTAAGATGGGTTTTGGGGAGAGCTGTTGTGCAAGCAAAGATGCATAATCCGGTGATAAAGCAGTATTTCATGAAGAAAATAAGTGAGGGGAAACACTACAATACTGCACTTTGTGCGGCAGCTAAAAAGATGATAAGGATTATTTGGTCGGTAGAAAAGAATAAAAAACCTTTCCAAGTCGGGAGATAA
- a CDS encoding peptidylprolyl isomerase, with protein MAVWKGKKVVLHTTMGDITIELFEDMPITAGNFAKLVDQGFYDGVVFHRIIDNFMIQGGDPTGTGMGGPGYEIPDEFTKHNRNDKGTISMANAGPNTGGSQFFINLVNNNYLDKMHPVFGKVVEGMEVVNAMGKVKTDRQDRPKTEVKIVKAELV; from the coding sequence ATGGCTGTATGGAAGGGAAAGAAAGTGGTTTTACACACCACTATGGGCGATATCACAATTGAACTGTTTGAGGACATGCCGATTACTGCAGGAAACTTTGCAAAACTCGTAGACCAGGGCTTCTATGACGGTGTAGTTTTCCACAGGATAATCGACAACTTCATGATCCAGGGCGGAGACCCGACAGGAACGGGCATGGGAGGACCTGGCTATGAGATTCCTGACGAGTTCACAAAGCACAACAGAAACGATAAGGGCACTATCTCTATGGCAAACGCAGGCCCGAACACCGGCGGGAGCCAGTTTTTCATTAACCTCGTAAACAACAATTACCTTGACAAAATGCACCCTGTTTTCGGAAAGGTTGTAGAAGGAATGGAAGTTGTCAATGCCATGGGGAAGGTAAAAACCGACCGCCAGGACCGTCCGAAAACCGAAGTAAAAATCGTGAAGGCTGAACTGGTCTGA